Within Kineothrix sp. MB12-C1, the genomic segment TACTTCTAATTATTTTTACAATGTACCTGCTATTGAGGCCGCTAAGAAGATAAAGAAGATATCCGGAATGGATAGGGTGTTTTTCACGAATAGCGGTGCAGAGGCAGTGGAAGGTGCGATTAAGGCAGCGCGAAAGTATGCCTTTTTAAGGGATGGAAATGCAGATCATGAAATTATAGCGATGGAACACTCTTTTCATGGAAGAACGATGGGAGCGCTGTCGGTAACGGGCAACCCTAAGTATAGAGAAGCCTTTGAGCCTATGATTGGGAATATTAAATTCGCGTACATGAATGATTTTGACAGTGTGAAGAACCTGGTGACGGAGAAAACCTGCGCAGTGATTTTTGAGACGGTGCAAGGAGAAGGTGGTATTTATCCGGCGACCGGAGAATTTATGGAACAGGTGAAAAATCTCTGTGAGGAAAAAGACATTTTGCTGATTTTGGATGAAATTCAGTGCGGAATGGGTCGTACAGGGACTATGTACACATGGCAGAAATATGGAGTGAAGCCCGATATTATGGTAACTGCGAAGGCTCTTGGCGGCGGTTTTCCGGTAGGTGCTTTCTTAATGACGGAGCATGTGGCAGCCCATTCCCTTACGAGCGGAGATCATGGTACAACCTATGGCGGCAACCCGTTAGCGGCGTCTGCTATTAATAAAGTGCTTGATTTATTTGAGGAGAACCATATAATAGAAAATGTAAATTCAGTTTCTCCTTACTTGGAAGAGAAGCTGGAAGAGTTAAAAGAAAAATACGATTTTATCAAAGAACGGCGTGGTATTGGTCTGCTTCAGGGCTTGGAATGTACGAAGCCTGTGGGAGATATTATAGGGAGAGCCTTAGAGAAAGGCTTAATCTTAATTAACGCCGGAACACATGTCATCCGTTTTGTACCTCCTCTCATTATTACGAAAGGAGATATCGATGAGATGATTTCCATTCTGGAGTCAAGCCTTTATGGAGAAGAATCGTAAGAAGTAACTATATTCAGTAGATCTGCGCACTTGCTGCGCTGATCGTGAGAACACATAGAAAGATAAGTGAAAATCTCATCACCGAAGGTGATTTTAATGGATTTTCACACGTAACGGTGAGTGTGGCGAACAGTTATCGTAAGAAAGGACTAACGGGATGAGTCTTAAGAAAAGACTTTTTGGGGCTGCAGCGCTTCTTCTGGCAGCAGCAGCTATAATTGGGATTGGTTTTTCAGGGAAAACAATAAGCAAAGAGATGGAGGAATCCATATTTACAAGGCGTAGTGAAACGCTTTATTTTTGGTATACGGATGAAGCGCTGACGGATTATTTGCATAGCGCGGCGGTTGCTTATAATAAAGAACATAACGTGCGTGTTATGCCGGTGCTCGCTTCGGGATTGGAATATTTAGAACAAATTAATAAAGAATCCATTCAGTCGGATCATATTCCGGACCTGTATATTACGAGTAATGACTCTTTGGAAAAGGCTTTCTTAGCGGGACTTGCTGCTCCTGTAGATGAGGGAAAATGGGATAAAATTAAGGAAGGCTATCCCGATGCTGCAAGGCTTGCAGTTACTTATAAGGGAAGAGTCATCGGTTATCCTTTTTACTTCGAGACAAGCTCTCTCCTATATAATAAGACATATTTAGAGGAGTTTGCTAAGTTACAGATAGAAGCGGAAAAGGATGCGTTAGAAGCCCAGGAAGCTATGGCCGATCTGGAAGAGAATGGGCCGGAAGATGAGGCGCAAGAAACGGAACTTTCCGAAGGGGATATGCCGGATCTTACGGAGGAAATATCCGGGACAGAAGAGGTGGATCAGGAAACGCAGACGAAGATCGATGAGAGAGTAAAGGAGAACCTCCCTAGAACAATCGATGATATCTTGAGCTTTGCTAATGAATACGATGCTCCTGAGCAAGTGGAGGCGGTATTTAAATGGGATGTAACAGACATTTTTTATAACTACTTTTTTGCCGGAAATTATATGATAGTAGGCGGATCGTCGGGCGATAGCGTAGAGAATATGAATATTTACAATCAGGACGCCATCGATTGTTTGAAGGTCTATCAGGATCTGAATCAGTTTTTCTCTATCGATACGCAGGAAATCAGTTATGAAGGTATTATTAATGATTTTATTGAAGGGAAAATAGTTTATACAGTGGCAACCACCGATGCGGTGGCGAAGCTGGAAGAGGCGAAGAAAAACGGCAGCTTCCAATATGATTACAGCATAGCTCCTGTACCGGATATTAATGAAAGTCTGCTAACCAGATCCCTTTCCGTAACGAACTGTGTAGTAGTGAACGGTTATTCCGATAAGCGGGAAATCGCGGCGGACTTTGCCAGGTTTCTGACCTATGAATATACCGATACCTTGTATAGCAGGACCGGAAAGGTGGCTTCGCGCTATGGTGTTGATTACGGTAATATTAACCTGCAGGAATTTGTCAACGAATACGAAGTGTCCGTTCCTATGCCTAAGATGATAGAGACGAGTAATTTCTGGGTGGAGCTTGAGATTGCATTTGCACAGATTTGGGATGGTGCAGATGTGAATGACAGGTTGCGGGAACTCTCGGAACAGATTATGACACAGGTTACCGGAAGTCCTTACTCCGAAACTATCATAGAGGAAGAGGAAGAAGAGGTAGAAGAAGTGGAGTATTTGGATGAGGAGGCGTTGAAACAGGAGGCGCAGGGCAGCAACGGCGAAAACGGGGAGAATTTAAATTAATATTATGATTAAATTATTTAGGTCATATTTTGGATAGTTTTCCAATCATATGGGGAAGAATAACATTATAAAAAACTTTTGTAACTGTGAAGGTACTGAACAGTTATAAACTTTTTAATGTTGGAGGCCCTATATGATTGGATTTTTTATTGCTCTTATTTCCGGCGCCCTAATGAGTATACAGGGCGTTTTTAATACTCAAGTGACCAAAAGCTCGGGGATTTGGGTGGCGAATGCCTTTGTGCAGTTCACTGCACTTCTCGTCTGCCTTGCGGCATGGCTCATAACAGACCGTTCCTCCTTCGCCTCGTTGCTTAAGGTAGAACCGAAGTATATGTTATTAGGTGGAGCCATTGGAGCCTTCATCACCTATACTGTTATTAAAAGTATGGATATGCTTGGACCTGCCAGAGCGGTAATGCTTATTGTCGTGGCTCAGCTTATTGTGGCATATGCAATAGAGTTGCTCGGCTGGTTCGGTGTGGATAAGCAGCCTCTTGAAATGCGCAAGGTGATAGGAATGCTTATCACAATTGCCGGAATTATTACTTTTAAGTGGAAATAGGAAGAAAAGGCACTTGTCAATGCCGGATAATTACTTTACAATGAAAATACAGTCGCATAGAGGGGTCTTCCAAATGGTGTGCAAAGCGCGAAAGGAAACTATGCGAATGGAAGATAAAGCCTTATATGTAAATAAAAAAGTGAAATCACGTAAAAAGAATAAGCTGGGGAATATCCGGACGTTTATCATTCTATCTCTATTTTTACTCAGCTTATGTTCTTGCGGCAGTACGGAAGCGGTTCTTCTCGAATCGGATGAATTGGTCTATGAGAAAGCGGATGAGAATGAGCCGGAATCGGAGCTATTACAGGAAGTGACGGAACAGACGGAAGTTATCAGTCTGTTCGTACATATATGCGGAGCGGTTCAAAGTCCTGGTGTCTATGAGCTTACGGAAGGAAGCCGTATCTTCGATGCGGTGGAAGCTGCCGGGGGCTTTCGGCAAGATGCTTATGAGAACTATGTGAATATGGCACTGCCGCTTAAGGATGGATGGAAGATTGTGATTCCTACCATAGAAGAAAGCGAAGCTTTATTAAATGAAGGGGCGGTGGGCGGTGCGGAACCAAAGCCCGTTATTACTTCGGAAAAAGAAGGGATTTATGAAGGCGAAACGGCAGCAGGTACAGTAACAGACGATGGTCGCGTCGGCCTTGTGAATATTAATACGGCTTCTAAGGAAGAGTTATGTACGCTCCCCGGAATTGGAATGAGCAGAGCTGACAGTATCTTGTCCTATAGGGAAAGTCATAACGGATTCACAAGTCTTGAAGACATTATGCAAGTGGAAGGAATCAAAGAAGGAATGTTCTCGAAGCTAAAGGATAAAATCTGCATCGAGTAAGACAGATAGGAAAGAATGTTTTAAATAGGGGATAAAAGAGGTGTGAAATGAGTAAAAGGGTATTAGTTGTAGACGATGAGAAATTAATAGTGAAGGGTATCCGGTTTAGTCTGGAACAGGACGGTATGGAGGTAGACTGCGCCTATGATGGAGAAGAAGCGCTTTCCTTTGCGAAGGGTAGGGAATATGATATTATCCTTCTGGATGTAATGCTTCCTAAGCTCACCGGTTTCGAAGTGTGCCAGCAGATTCGGGAATTTTCCAGTGTTCCTATCGTTATGCTCACGGCAAAGGGTGATGATATGGATAAGATTCTGGGGTTGGAATACGGTGCTGACGATTACATTACCAAGCCCTTTAATATTCTGGAAGTTAAGGCTAGAATCCGGGCGATTATGCGACGGACAGTGAAAAAAGAGAAGACAGCCGAGGCTTCTAAGATGATAGAGAGCAAGGATGTGAAGCTGGATTGTGAGGGAAGAAGAGTATATATCTCCGGGAAAGAAATTAACCTGACAGCAAAAGAGTTCGAGGTATTAGAGCTTCTTATGACCAATCCCAATAAGGTATACAGTAGGGAAGGACTTCTTAAAATTGTGTGGGGAGCAGATTATCCCGGTGATGTCCGTACAGTAGATGTTCATATCCGAAGACTTCGCGAAAAGATAGAGGTAAATCCGAGTGAGCCTAAATATGTGCATACCAAGTGGGGAGTAGGGTATTATTATGCGTGATTGGGCGGGGTTCTACCATGGAAATTAGAGTTGAAAATATGTTGAAGCAATTTAAAATTCTTAAGAGTCTTAAGGCACGGATCTTTATTATCGTTTTCCTGATCGGTATGATTCCGAGTATGATTATTCGGTATGCCATATTAGAGAACTATGAAGACCGTGCTGTCAATTTGCGTATGTCCGATGTGCAGAATCAGTTGAAGATTATTGCGAATCATCTGATTACATACAATTATCTGCACGATACCTCTTCTGAAGTAATTAACGCGGAGTTAGAGCAATTATCCAATCTTTACGATGGCCGTGTTATCATTATTAATTCCAATCTGAAAGTTATTAAAGATACTTATGCCATAGGTGAGGGCAAAACAATTATTACCGAGGAGGTAATAAAGTGCCTGAAAGAAGGAAAAGGTGTATCCAACTATGATAAGGAGAATGGCTATATAGAAATGACTACTCCGATTATAGAGGCTAAGGCGGATGAGCAGTCAGAGGAAGGAAATAAGAAAAAAGATACGGTAAGGGGCGTTATGTTGACGGGAGTATCCACGGATAACATTATGACGACGATAGATATTCTGAGCCGTAAGGCAATGATTATGGAAATTCTCATGTTGTTTATTATCTTCGTCATCGCTTTTATGCTTTCCAAGGTGCTTATCAGGCCCTTCGACAGGGTAACGAAGGCCATTAGCGAAGTGAAGGAAGGGTTTACGGACGAGCCGGTTTCTGTCTCTGATTACTTGGAAACAGAGCATATCGTAGATGCATTTAATCAGTTGGTCAATCGGATGAAAGTATTAGACAATTCTAGGCAAGAGTTCGTATCCAACGTCTCCCATGAGTTAAAAACACCGATTACCTCCATGAAAGTATTGGCGGACGCCCTGTTGTCGCAGGAAAATGTACCGGAGGAGCTGTATCGGGAATTCCTGGTGGATATTGCGGAAGAAATCGATAGAGAGGATAAGATCATTAACGATCTGCTCGCTCTTGTGAAAATGGATAAAAAGGTATCGGCATTAAATATAAGTGTAGTGGATATCAATGCGTTAACGGAGATTATCTTGAAGCGCTTGCGCCCGATTGCGAGAAAGCGCGATATCGAGGTTATCTTCGAAAGCAAACGCCCGGTAGTGGCGGAAGTGGATGAGGTGAAGTTGACGCTCGTTATTACCAACCTGGTGGAAAATGCGATTAAATATAATCATGAGCAAGGCTGGGTTAAGGTTATTTTAGATGCGGATTATCAATTCTTTACCTTGGAAATTATGGATTCAGGTATTGGTATTCCGGAAGATTCCCTGGAACAGATTTATGAGCGTTTCTATCGGGTGGATAAATCTCATTCGAGGGAAATCGGCGGAACCGGGCTTGGACTTTCCATTGCCAGGAATGCGGTATTGATGCATAGAGGATCGATTAAAGCATTCAGTGTGGAGGGGGAAGGTACTACTTTTACGGTGAAGCTGCCGCTTAATTACGTCACAGCTTAAAGGAGAGTGTTAATGAAGAAAAAGTTCATATTTTTGCTTATGATGTTTTGTCTGCTCTTCGTAATGACGTCCTGCGGAGGGGAAGAAGTGGTGGATAAAAGTAGGATTTATAAGCTATATGGGGTTAACAAGGATGAGACAAAGATTATTTCCAAGGAATATATTGTAAATACTACGGAGCAAAGTGGTTTGATTGAGGAGTTGTTGGCGAAACTTTCCGATACTCCGGAAAAGCTGGAATATAAGCCGCCATTGGCAGGAGAATATAAGCTGCTTAACTATTCGGTAGAAGAAGGACAGCTTATTCTTAATCTCGATGAACATTACAAAGAGTTGCCCGTTACGACAGAAGTTCTAGTACGTGCGGCAATTGTACGGACGATGACTCAGGTGAAAGGAATCGATTATGTTTCCTTTTATGTTAACGATGTTCCTCTTACGGATAATGACGGCAATGTGCTCTTAACAATGTCGGCGGATATGTTCATCGATAATGCGGGCAGCGAGATCAACTCTCATGAAAAGGCTACCCTTCGGCTTTATTTCGCGAATAAGGAGGGGAATAAACTGATCGGGGCAAGCAGAAAGCTCGTTTATAACACTAATATTTCTATGGAAAAACTCATTGTAGAGCAGTTGATTTCCGGTCCCAGTGAACAGATGAAGAATGAAATTTATCCTACTATAAATCCGGATACGAAAGTAATAAGCGCTACGATTAAAGACGGTATTTGTTATGTGAATCTAAGCGAACAATTTCTAACTACTACGAGCAATGTAACATCGGAGGTTACCATATATTCGTTAGCTAATTCTCTTGTGGAGCTGCCCAATGTCAATAAGGTACAGATTGCAGTGGATGGAGAGACGAATCTTATGTTTCGGGAAAATATAAGTCTTGTTATGCCGTTTGAACGAAATCTGGATATTGTAACGACAGCCGAGTAAGGCTAGGGAGATTATGATAAGAGGGGGAAGTAAATGAAAAGACCATTGTGTCTGCTTTGCCTGATTTTCACTGCCGTGCTCGTCTGGTGTATGCGATTAATGCCGATGCCTGTCCCTGATTATGGAAGGTGGGATGGGCAGAGGCTGACAGTGGAAGGTCAGGTGTACCAAAAAGAATATCGAAGTTTTACAAAGCGAAATAATACAATCTATCATTTTTCAAAAAATGATTCTTCGGGGGAAACTTCAGGAGAATCTTCAACAGAGGCGCTTGTCCTCTATCTGACATCAATTCATATTTCAAACGATTCTATCAATATTCCTCAAAATCAATTACAAAATATTATGTGTTATATGGAAGCCGGAACGGAGCCGCCCATTGGAAGCAGAGTACGAGTGGAGGGTGTCATTCAATGTTTTTCAGAAGCGACTAATCCGGGAGAATTCGATATGAGAAGATATCATCATATTATGAAGCTGGACTTTAAATTGAATAAGGCGAGTGTAGAAGCCAGAAGTGTGGAGTACAGCAAATGGAGAGAAGGCCTTTATCTTGTGAAGAAGAAATTCACACATACGCTGGAACGCTGCTTCTCTGAAAGAGATGCCTCAATTATGAAAGCAATGCTGCTGGGCGATACAGGAAATCTGGATAAAGAAATTAAGCAGCTTTATCAGCAGAGTGGAATCATACATATTTTATCCATATCAGGACTTCATATTTCTATGATAGGAATGGGGATATATAGGCTGTTCACCCTATGCCGGATACCCGGAAAAGTTAGTGCTGTTTTTTGTATTATTGTCATATGCGGTTATGGAATTATGACCGGGATGGGAGCCTCCGCGGTACGAGCCATTATAATGTTCGGATTGCATTTGTCGGCCAAATTAGTCGGGCGTACTTATGATATGCTCACTGCTCTTATGTTGGCAGCGGTACTTTTGCTGGTAGAGCAGCCAAGATATGTGGAGCACAGCGGCTTTCTATTCTCCTTTAGTGCGATAGCAGCTCTCGGCTTACTAGTCCCTGTTTTTCGGAGGAAAGAGAAAAGGGGGAGATGCAAGAATCTGACGAAGGTCCTTCATCAATTTTATGAAGCTCTTTTATCCGGAATTGTAGTCGCTCTTATTCAGCTCCCGGTTCATCTCTTTTTCTATTATCAGTTCCCTCTTTATTCTATCTTTCTCAATCTTCTCATCATTCCCCTTGCGACCATTGTGATGTATAACGGTATGTTCTGTATGCTGGCAGGTGGCCTGCTTCCCTGGATAGGGAAGAAGGCAGCCTACCTTAATGCGGCAATTCTCTGGATCTATGAGGAAAGCTGTATCTTATGTCAAAAGGCATCTTATGGAAACTACATTGTCGGAAAGCCACAATTATGGCAGGTGGAAGCCTACATACTCCTTATGGCGGTACTGGCTATAATCGGGAAAAAGATGTCCGGATGGTGGAAGCTGCAATGGGTACTGTTATCTCTATCTCTTCTCGTATTCCGGGGAGGGAGCGGGCTTTCCGTAACAGCGATCGATGTAGGGCAGGGAGACAGTATACATATAAGAAGCGATATGGGAAAGAATTATCTTATAGATGGAGGGAGTACGAGTAAAACTGATGTGGGAAGCTATCAGATTCTTCCTTATTTGAAATCCCAGGGAGTGGGAAGTTTGGATGCTGTATTCGTAACCCATGCGGACGAAGACCATTGTAATGGTATTGCAACTTTGATAGAGGGGGCAGGAGAAGGAGGAATTGATATACGATGCCTAATCCTTCCCGATGTGGAGGAAGGATCGAG encodes:
- a CDS encoding aspartate aminotransferase family protein, translating into MSQSLMQEYIEEAEKALLHTYNRYQIVLDKGEGIHLYDIEGKKYLDFVSGIGVFALGYHNTAYNDALKEQIENVIHTSNYFYNVPAIEAAKKIKKISGMDRVFFTNSGAEAVEGAIKAARKYAFLRDGNADHEIIAMEHSFHGRTMGALSVTGNPKYREAFEPMIGNIKFAYMNDFDSVKNLVTEKTCAVIFETVQGEGGIYPATGEFMEQVKNLCEEKDILLILDEIQCGMGRTGTMYTWQKYGVKPDIMVTAKALGGGFPVGAFLMTEHVAAHSLTSGDHGTTYGGNPLAASAINKVLDLFEENHIIENVNSVSPYLEEKLEELKEKYDFIKERRGIGLLQGLECTKPVGDIIGRALEKGLILINAGTHVIRFVPPLIITKGDIDEMISILESSLYGEES
- a CDS encoding sugar ABC transporter substrate-binding protein — its product is MSLKKRLFGAAALLLAAAAIIGIGFSGKTISKEMEESIFTRRSETLYFWYTDEALTDYLHSAAVAYNKEHNVRVMPVLASGLEYLEQINKESIQSDHIPDLYITSNDSLEKAFLAGLAAPVDEGKWDKIKEGYPDAARLAVTYKGRVIGYPFYFETSSLLYNKTYLEEFAKLQIEAEKDALEAQEAMADLEENGPEDEAQETELSEGDMPDLTEEISGTEEVDQETQTKIDERVKENLPRTIDDILSFANEYDAPEQVEAVFKWDVTDIFYNYFFAGNYMIVGGSSGDSVENMNIYNQDAIDCLKVYQDLNQFFSIDTQEISYEGIINDFIEGKIVYTVATTDAVAKLEEAKKNGSFQYDYSIAPVPDINESLLTRSLSVTNCVVVNGYSDKREIAADFARFLTYEYTDTLYSRTGKVASRYGVDYGNINLQEFVNEYEVSVPMPKMIETSNFWVELEIAFAQIWDGADVNDRLRELSEQIMTQVTGSPYSETIIEEEEEEVEEVEYLDEEALKQEAQGSNGENGENLN
- a CDS encoding DMT family transporter; translation: MIGFFIALISGALMSIQGVFNTQVTKSSGIWVANAFVQFTALLVCLAAWLITDRSSFASLLKVEPKYMLLGGAIGAFITYTVIKSMDMLGPARAVMLIVVAQLIVAYAIELLGWFGVDKQPLEMRKVIGMLITIAGIITFKWK
- a CDS encoding helix-hairpin-helix domain-containing protein; the encoded protein is MEDKALYVNKKVKSRKKNKLGNIRTFIILSLFLLSLCSCGSTEAVLLESDELVYEKADENEPESELLQEVTEQTEVISLFVHICGAVQSPGVYELTEGSRIFDAVEAAGGFRQDAYENYVNMALPLKDGWKIVIPTIEESEALLNEGAVGGAEPKPVITSEKEGIYEGETAAGTVTDDGRVGLVNINTASKEELCTLPGIGMSRADSILSYRESHNGFTSLEDIMQVEGIKEGMFSKLKDKICIE
- a CDS encoding response regulator transcription factor, yielding MSKRVLVVDDEKLIVKGIRFSLEQDGMEVDCAYDGEEALSFAKGREYDIILLDVMLPKLTGFEVCQQIREFSSVPIVMLTAKGDDMDKILGLEYGADDYITKPFNILEVKARIRAIMRRTVKKEKTAEASKMIESKDVKLDCEGRRVYISGKEINLTAKEFEVLELLMTNPNKVYSREGLLKIVWGADYPGDVRTVDVHIRRLREKIEVNPSEPKYVHTKWGVGYYYA
- a CDS encoding sensor histidine kinase — translated: MEIRVENMLKQFKILKSLKARIFIIVFLIGMIPSMIIRYAILENYEDRAVNLRMSDVQNQLKIIANHLITYNYLHDTSSEVINAELEQLSNLYDGRVIIINSNLKVIKDTYAIGEGKTIITEEVIKCLKEGKGVSNYDKENGYIEMTTPIIEAKADEQSEEGNKKKDTVRGVMLTGVSTDNIMTTIDILSRKAMIMEILMLFIIFVIAFMLSKVLIRPFDRVTKAISEVKEGFTDEPVSVSDYLETEHIVDAFNQLVNRMKVLDNSRQEFVSNVSHELKTPITSMKVLADALLSQENVPEELYREFLVDIAEEIDREDKIINDLLALVKMDKKVSALNISVVDINALTEIILKRLRPIARKRDIEVIFESKRPVVAEVDEVKLTLVITNLVENAIKYNHEQGWVKVILDADYQFFTLEIMDSGIGIPEDSLEQIYERFYRVDKSHSREIGGTGLGLSIARNAVLMHRGSIKAFSVEGEGTTFTVKLPLNYVTA
- a CDS encoding GerMN domain-containing protein; this translates as MKKKFIFLLMMFCLLFVMTSCGGEEVVDKSRIYKLYGVNKDETKIISKEYIVNTTEQSGLIEELLAKLSDTPEKLEYKPPLAGEYKLLNYSVEEGQLILNLDEHYKELPVTTEVLVRAAIVRTMTQVKGIDYVSFYVNDVPLTDNDGNVLLTMSADMFIDNAGSEINSHEKATLRLYFANKEGNKLIGASRKLVYNTNISMEKLIVEQLISGPSEQMKNEIYPTINPDTKVISATIKDGICYVNLSEQFLTTTSNVTSEVTIYSLANSLVELPNVNKVQIAVDGETNLMFRENISLVMPFERNLDIVTTAE
- a CDS encoding DNA internalization-related competence protein ComEC/Rec2, which codes for MKRPLCLLCLIFTAVLVWCMRLMPMPVPDYGRWDGQRLTVEGQVYQKEYRSFTKRNNTIYHFSKNDSSGETSGESSTEALVLYLTSIHISNDSINIPQNQLQNIMCYMEAGTEPPIGSRVRVEGVIQCFSEATNPGEFDMRRYHHIMKLDFKLNKASVEARSVEYSKWREGLYLVKKKFTHTLERCFSERDASIMKAMLLGDTGNLDKEIKQLYQQSGIIHILSISGLHISMIGMGIYRLFTLCRIPGKVSAVFCIIVICGYGIMTGMGASAVRAIIMFGLHLSAKLVGRTYDMLTALMLAAVLLLVEQPRYVEHSGFLFSFSAIAALGLLVPVFRRKEKRGRCKNLTKVLHQFYEALLSGIVVALIQLPVHLFFYYQFPLYSIFLNLLIIPLATIVMYNGMFCMLAGGLLPWIGKKAAYLNAAILWIYEESCILCQKASYGNYIVGKPQLWQVEAYILLMAVLAIIGKKMSGWWKLQWVLLSLSLLVFRGGSGLSVTAIDVGQGDSIHIRSDMGKNYLIDGGSTSKTDVGSYQILPYLKSQGVGSLDAVFVTHADEDHCNGIATLIEGAGEGGIDIRCLILPDVEEGSRNERYRSLKEEAEEKGIIVKYMSRGQQFTDGSMKILCMHPEEDYHTKEANEYSLVLYLTYGSFQALFTGDVEGAGEEKVKGSIRAIREEADWEKGITLLKVAHHGSKYSTDEEILELLQPKIALISCGENNRYGHPHEELLERLEKEECDIYMTKEGGAITVWTDGTRMRVETFR